In Chitinivibrionales bacterium, a single genomic region encodes these proteins:
- a CDS encoding sigma-70 family RNA polymerase sigma factor — protein MKAVLEPAEELLQECRAGNQLAFKELFHMFKSYAYNLIYKITGNKGDHEDLLQETFFQTYVSLKTFNGDSSFKTWFHRLIIHVCTRQWRYQKAEKRISAKDTVAMEDVEFLLTSKEPHFEKQMELKDLIDRSLDQLDHKLRIPLILSVYSEMDLAEIGAIMGIPEGTVKSRLFSARKKIRDYLDKLET, from the coding sequence ATGAAAGCAGTGCTTGAGCCGGCTGAAGAGCTCCTGCAGGAATGCAGGGCCGGTAATCAATTGGCGTTCAAAGAGTTATTTCATATGTTCAAGTCGTATGCGTATAACTTGATCTACAAAATAACCGGAAACAAAGGGGATCACGAAGACCTTTTGCAGGAAACTTTTTTTCAGACGTATGTGTCGCTGAAAACCTTTAATGGGGATTCATCCTTTAAAACCTGGTTTCACCGCCTGATTATCCATGTGTGTACGCGGCAGTGGCGGTACCAGAAAGCTGAAAAGAGGATTTCCGCCAAAGATACGGTTGCCATGGAGGATGTTGAATTCCTGCTGACTTCAAAGGAGCCGCATTTCGAAAAACAGATGGAATTGAAAGATCTTATCGATCGTTCACTCGATCAACTTGATCATAAACTTCGTATTCCGCTTATATTAAGTGTATACTCTGAAATGGATCTTGCGGAGATCGGCGCAATTATGGGGATACCCGAAGGAACGGTAAAATCCCGCCTGTTCTCTGCTCGAAAAAAGATAAGGGACTATTTAGATAAACTGGAAACGTAA